In Archocentrus centrarchus isolate MPI-CPG fArcCen1 chromosome 22, fArcCen1, whole genome shotgun sequence, one DNA window encodes the following:
- the LOC115772335 gene encoding uncharacterized protein LOC115772335: MAKARVAPTKLLSIPRMELSAAVVSARMSAMLRVELEMKIDEEFFWTDSQVVLAYINNDVRRFHVFVANRLQVIKGETNCSQWHFVDTSENPADHASRGLNASGLLSTNWMMGPSFLWQHELKLTSPPSAVLLVRDPEVRAAQVNVAITSDCDDMLDRLSRFSSWIRLLKVVARIRRMTSRQRHDSDHITVEEIESATEVVVRLVQQQAFSEERRTLEKGDSLPHSSPLFRFNPILDKGILRVGGRLRQSSLSQGLKHPIILPKSSHITELVLLHFHERICHQGRSQTQMELRANGFWVIGGSKSTARLIHHCVTCRKLRRPAEEQQMAELPEARVEASAPFTYCGMDVFGPFIIKRARTEHKRYGLIFTCLSSRAIHIETLEDLSTDAFINALRCFISLRGAVRQLYCDHGTNFVGARNEFKKALKQCDPKKLEAYLANKQCEFIFSAPAASHAGGVWERQIRTVRNVLNATLCVCPGRLDDFSLRTLFYEAMAIVNSRPLNVDGINDPRSLEPLTPNHLILMKSQIALPPAGKFVREDVYATKRWRRVQYLTEQFWGRWKREYLLNISLRQKWHKPRRNLKTNDIVIVIEDTLPRNQWQLGRVVETIQGTDKLVRRVRVQVTDRRLHGKSDPPFRTVILERPIQKLVLLLGNE, translated from the coding sequence ATGGCTAAAGCAAGAGTAGCACCCACGAAGCTCCTGAGTATACCTAGAATGgagctttctgctgctgtggtttccGCCAGAATGAGTGCCATGTTGAGGGTTGAACTGGAAATGAAAATCGATGAGGAATTTTTTTGGACAGATTCCCAAGTGGTATTGGCCTATATTAATAATGACGTGAGAAGGTTTCATGTATTTGTGGCAAATAGACTCCAAGTAATAAAGGGAGAAACAAACTGTAGCCAGTGGCATTTTGTTGATACATCTGAAAATCCAGCTGATCATGCCTCCAGGGGTTTAAATGCTTCTGGCCTTTTATCAACTAACTGGATGATGGGACCAAGTTTTTTGTGGCAGCATGAGCTGAAGTTAACATCCCCTCCTTCCGCTGTGCTGTTGGTGCGTGATCCAGAAGTGAGGGCAGCACAAGTGAATGTGGCGATTACAAGCGATTGCGATGATATGCTTGATAGGTTGAGCCGATTTTCCTCTTGGATACGGCTCCTTAAGGTGGTGGCGAGAATCAGGAGGATGACATCCAGACAAAGGCATGATAGTGATCACATTACGGTAGAGGAAATTGAGAGCGCGACGGAAGTGGTAGTTAGACTTGTCCAGCAACAAGCCTTCTCCGAAGAGAGAAGAACGTTGGAGAAGGGGGATAGTCTTCCCCACTCCAGTCCCCTTTTTCGTTTCAATCCTATTTTGGATAAGGGAATTCTTAGGGTTGGTGGGAGGTTGAGGCAGTCATCTCTCAGTCAAGGGTTGAAACACCCAATTATTCTTCCTAAGAGTTCACACATTACCGAGCTTGTGCTTCTTCATTTTCATGAGAGGATTTGTCACCAAGGTCGAAGCCAGACTCAAATGGAACTTCGAGCAAATGGGTTTTGGGTCATTGGTGGGAGTAAATCCACTGCTAGGTTGATACATCATTGTGTGACTTGTAGGAAGCTTCGACGTCcggcagaggagcagcagatggCTGAGCTCCCGGAGGCACGGGTGGAGGCCTCAGCACCATTCACATATTGTGGGATGGACGTGTTTGGTCCCTTTATTATTAAAAGGGCACGCACGGAACACAAGAGGTACGGATTGATTTTtacttgtctttcctcaagggCTATTCACATTGAGACGTTGGAAGATTTGTCAACGGATGCGTTTATAAACGCTTTAAGATGTTTTATCAGCCTCAGGGGGGCTGTACGTCAGCTTTATTGTGATCATGGCACAAATTTTGTGGGGGCTAGGAACGAGTTTAAGAAGGCTTTGAAACAGTGTGATCCCAAGAAATTGGAGGCTTATCTGGCAAATAAACAGTGTGAATTCATTTTTAGTGCGCCAGCGGCGAGTCATGCGGGTGGCGTTTGGGAGCGGCAAATTCGAACCGTGCGGAATGTTTTGAATGCCACGCTTTGTGTCTGTCCAGGTAGGCTCGATGATTTCTCACTTCGAACACTCTTTTATGAGGCTATGGCTATAGTGAATAGCCGCCCCTTGAATGTGGACGGTATCAATGATCCCAGATCATTGGAACCTTTGACACCTAATCATCTTATTTTGATGAAGTCTCAGATTGCCCTTCCTCCTGCTGGGAAATTTGTAAGAGAGGATGTATATGCAACGAAACGATGGCGACGAGTGCAATACTTGACTGAGCAATTTTGGGGACGCTGGAAGAGGGAATATTTATTGAATATTTCCCTGCGTCAGAAATGGCATAAGCCTCGGCGCAACCTTAAAACAAACGACATTGTCATCGTCATTGAGGATACACTTCCGAGGAATCAGTGGCAGTTGGGGCGAGTGGTGGAGACCATTCAAGGAACTGATAAGTTGGTTCGTAGGGTTAGGGTTCAAGTCACAGATCGGAGGCTGCATGGGAAATCGGACCCCCCTTTTAGGACCGTCATCCTTGAGAGACCCATCCAGAAGTTAGTGTTGTTGCTTGGAAATGAATGA